In Solanum pennellii chromosome 3, SPENNV200, a single window of DNA contains:
- the LOC107012317 gene encoding heat stress transcription factor A-4a-like → MDEAPCSVNALPPFIAKIYEMVDDPSTDPIVSWSSNNKSFIVRNPPDFARDLLPRYFKHNNFSSFIRQLNTYGFKKIDPEQWEFANEDFLRGQPHLLKNIYRRKPVHSHSVQNIHSLSSSALTESERQGYKEDIEKLKHENESLHLVLHRHKQDHQGLEMQMQVLNQRVQQVKDRQKNVLSTLARTINKPGLALSLMPQLEMNERKRRLPGNSFLYNETGLEDNQASSSENTTRENMDHTSLSTLNKEVLDQLESSLTFWEYTLRDIDQTRMRRSSSIDLDESISCADSPAISYPQLTVDVGSKVSDIDMNSEPNGNTTPDVTPPENRVETASHNVPTGVNDVFWEQFLTENPGSTDVKPEREDMESKISESKTVEDGKFWWNRKTVISLTEQLGHLTPAE, encoded by the exons ATGGATGAAGCTCCTTGCAGCGTCAATGCACTGCCTCCGTTTATTGCAAAGATATATGAAATGGTGGATGATCCCTCCACTGATCCAATAGTCTCATGGAGTTCAAACAATAAAAGTTTTATTGTTCGTAATCCTCCTGATTTTGCAAGAGATTTGTTGCCCAGATACTTTAAGCACAATAATTTTTCCAGCTTTATCCGACAGCTGAACACTTAT GGATTCAAGAAAATAGATCCCGAACAATGGGAATTCGCAAATGAGGATTTTCTTAGAGGTCAGCCACACCTTTTGAAGAATATCTATAGACGGAAACCTGTTCACAGTCATTCTGTACAGAATATTCATAGCCTCTCATCATCTGCATTGACCGAATCGGAAAGACAAGGGTATAAGGAAGATATTGAAAAGTTGAAGCATGAGAACGAATCGCTTCATTTAGTTCTACACAGGCATAAACAGGATCATCAAGGACTTGAAATGCAAATGCAGGTCCTCAACCAACGTgtccaacaagtgaaagaccggCAAAAGAACGTGCTGTCTACTTTAGCTCGAACCATAAATAAACCAGGATTAGCTTTGAGTCTCATGCCACAACTGGAAATGAATGAAAGGAAGAGAAGGTTGCCAGGAAACAGTTTTCTTTACAATGAAACAGGCCTGGAAGATAATCAAGCGAGTTCTTCTGAAAATACGACTAGGGAAAATATGGACCATACTTCTCTTTCGACTCTCAACAAGGAAGTGCTAGATCAGTTGGAATCTTCTTTGACCTTTTGGGAGTATACACTGCGTGACATTGATCAAACTAGAATGAGACGGAGCTCTTCAATAGACTTGGATGAATCTATCAGTTGTGCCGATAGCCCTGCTATATCTTACCCACAACTAACTGTTGATGTTGGATCTAAGGTTTCTGATATTGACATGAACTCTGAGCCTAATGGAAACACTACTCCTGATGTTACTCCGCCAGAAAACCGAGTAGAGACTGCTAGTCACAATGTGCCAACAGGAGTAAATGATGTATTCTGGGAACAATTCCTTACTGAGAACCCTGGTTCTACTGATGTAAAGCCGGAGAGAGAAGATATGGAGAGCAAAATAAGTGAATCCAAAACAGTTGAGGATGGGAAATTTTGGTGGAACAGGAAGACTGTAATTAGCCTTACAGAACAGTTGGGACATCTTACTCCAGCAGAGTGA
- the LOC107012499 gene encoding uncharacterized protein LOC107012499 — MAQHETCSSWLLVLSLLSIIVSFYSVSCVNLDHENGYISAVGDSEMRRDGLRVAIEAWNQCNEVGEEVPKMGSPRVADCFDVYKASPKSQGGNNCSLCNAIPYMLVHRVTEEENRLGIGKSFLGLEKKAILDVDHYAVQKEVYLGSKCQVEDKPNPWQFWMIMLKNGNMDTYAAKCPKNGLLSGPYGPDNNFPCFGKGCMNQPLIFHNYTTLQGVNRTTLKGSFYGTWDLHSKSRTENNSSFYSVKWKKELGKGSWIFHHVLKTSNKYPWLMLYLRSDATFGFSGGYHYPTRGMLKIIPESPNFKVKFTLNVIKGGGPNSQFYLMDIGSCWKNNGKLCDGNVTTDVTRYSEMILNPETPSWCKPDSPKLCPPYHIFSNGSRIHRNDTIRFPYEAYHMYCAPGNGEHIEEPNVHCDPYSNPQPQEILQILPHPVWGDYGYPTRKGDGWIGDPKTWELDVGKLSQSLYFYQDPGTTPARRKWTSINLGTEIYKDPNQVAEWTVTDFDILVPK, encoded by the exons ATGGCTCAACATGAAACTTGTTCTTCTTGGTTACttgttctttctcttctttcaaTCATAGTGTCCTTTTATAGTGTTTCTTGTGTAAATCTTGATCATGAAAATGGTTACATATCGGCTGTTGGCGATTCGGAGATGAGAAGAGATGGCCTAAGAGTTGCTATAGAAGCATGGAATCAATGCAATGAAGTTGGAGAAGAAGTGCCTAAAATGGGAAGTCCAAGAGTTGCTGATTGCTTTGATGTCTATAAAGCTTCTCCTAAATCACAAG GGGGAAATAATTGTTCTCTTTGCAATGCAATACCATACATGTTGGTACATAGAGTAACAGAGGAAGAAAACAGGTTAGGTATAGGAAAATCATTTCTTGGATTGGAGAAAAAGGCAATTCTTGATGTTGATCATTATGCAGTACAAAAAGAAGTTTACTTGGGATCAAAATGTCAAGTTGAAGACAAGCCAAATCCTTGGCAATTTTGGATGATCATGCTCAAGAATGGAAACATGGATACTTACGCTGCTAAGTGTCCGAAAAACGGGCTGTTATCAGGCCCGTATGGGCCTGATAACAACTTTCCGTGTTTCGGAAAAGGGTGTATGAACCAACCATTGATTTTTCACAACTACACAACTTTACAAGGTGTTAATAGGACTACACTTAAAGGGAGTTTTTATGGTACATGGGATTTGCATAGTAAATCAAGAACAGAGAataattcttctttttattctgTTAAATGGAAGAAAGAATTGGGAAAAGGTAGTTGGATTTTTCATCATGTGTTGAAGACATCAAATAAGTATCCTTGGCTTATGCTTTACTTAAGATCAGATGCTACATTTGGTTTTTCTGGTGGATATCATTATCCAACTAGAGGCATGTTAAAAATT ATACCAGAATCACCAAATTTTAAGGTGAAATTTACCTTAAATGTGATAAAAGGAGGAGGTCCAAATAGCCAATTTTACTTGATGGACATAGGGAGTTGTTGGAAGAACAATGGCAAGTTATGTGATGGGAATGTAACAACAGACGTTACGCGATACAGTGAGATGATATTGAATCCAGAAACACCATCATGGTGCAAACCAGATAGTCCAAAACTATGTCCACCATACCACATTTTCTCAAATGGATCAAGAATTCATCGAAACGATACGATTCGTTTCCCTTATGAGGCTTATCATATGTATTGTGCACCTGGAAATGGGGAACATATTGAGGAACCTAATGTTCATTGTGATCCTTATAGTAATCCTCAACCTCAGGAGATTTTGCAGATTTTGCCACATCCTGTTTGGGGGGATTATGGTTATCCTACTAGGAAAGGTGATGGTTGGATTGGAGATCCAAAAACATGGGAACTTGATGTTGGGAAGTTGTCACAATCACTTTATTTCTACCAg GATCCAGGAACTACACCAGCAAGAAGGAAATGGACTTCAATCAACTTGGGAACTGAAATTTATAAAGATCCAAATCAAGTGGCAGAGTGGACAGTTACTGATTTTGACATTCTTGTACCTAAATAA
- the LOC107012732 gene encoding ubiquitin domain-containing protein 1-like isoform X1, whose product MLFLELKVSQGRGKVCIRSTLLKPHLWDTRDAAKQIRKPKPWKHSEPITRAQLVQMRDEFWDTAPHYGGRKEIWDALRAAAESDISLAQAIVDSAGIIVQSPDLTICYDERGAKYELPKYVLSEPTNLIRDN is encoded by the exons ATGCTTTTCCTTGAGCTGAAAGTCtcccaaggtaggggtaaggtctgcatacGCTCTACCCTCCTcaaaccccacttgtgggatacACGGG ATGCAGCTAAACAGATACGAAAACCAAAGCCTTGGAAGCATTCAGAACCTATTACGAGGGCTCAGCTTGTACAGATGCGTGATGAATTCTGGGACACAGCACCACATTATGGGGGTCGAAAAG AGATCTGGGATGCACTCCGAGCTGCAGCAGAGTCGGATATAAGCCTTGCACAAGCAATTGTGGACAGTGCCGGGATAATCGTGCAATCCCCTGATTTAACAATATGCTATGACGAAAGAG GCGCCAAGTACGAGTTGCCCAAGTATGTTCTAAGCGAGCCAACTAATTTGATTCGCGATAACTGA
- the LOC107012732 gene encoding ubiquitin domain-containing protein 1-like isoform X2 translates to MGCSGSKENDAAKQIRKPKPWKHSEPITRAQLVQMRDEFWDTAPHYGGRKEIWDALRAAAESDISLAQAIVDSAGIIVQSPDLTICYDERGAKYELPKYVLSEPTNLIRDN, encoded by the exons ATGGGTTGCTCTGGATCCAAAGAAAATG ATGCAGCTAAACAGATACGAAAACCAAAGCCTTGGAAGCATTCAGAACCTATTACGAGGGCTCAGCTTGTACAGATGCGTGATGAATTCTGGGACACAGCACCACATTATGGGGGTCGAAAAG AGATCTGGGATGCACTCCGAGCTGCAGCAGAGTCGGATATAAGCCTTGCACAAGCAATTGTGGACAGTGCCGGGATAATCGTGCAATCCCCTGATTTAACAATATGCTATGACGAAAGAG GCGCCAAGTACGAGTTGCCCAAGTATGTTCTAAGCGAGCCAACTAATTTGATTCGCGATAACTGA